One region of Natronobacterium texcoconense genomic DNA includes:
- a CDS encoding pyridoxal phosphate-dependent aminotransferase translates to MTFEPSERVREVPPSGIRRFFEIAEERDEVISLGVGEPDFSTPWAARDAAITSLEQGKTSYTANRGRRDLRVAIADYVADRFDFGYDPDEEIIVTAGASEAVDLAFRAFVDPGDTVAIAQPSYISYEPGVIFAGGEVLPVPTKEEDEFRLTVEALEDAGAADAEMLVLCYPNNPTGAIMREDDLEPIAEFAREHDLTVLSDEIYAELTYDGEHTSIATFEGMRERTIVFNGFSKAHAMTGLRLGYALGPADAIGAMNKIHQYTMLSAPTTAQYAALEALDSCAEDVENMVEQYDRRRRFVLSRFREIGMDVFEAKGAFYCFPEVPDGWTAEEFAEDLLREQGVAVVPGDVFGEGGEGHLRISYATGLPDLREALSRIEAFVGEHVDER, encoded by the coding sequence ATGACGTTCGAACCGTCAGAGCGCGTTCGCGAGGTGCCGCCGTCGGGCATCCGGCGGTTCTTCGAGATCGCAGAGGAACGCGACGAGGTCATCTCGCTTGGCGTCGGTGAACCCGACTTCTCGACGCCGTGGGCCGCTCGCGACGCCGCGATCACGTCCCTGGAGCAAGGAAAGACCTCGTACACGGCGAACCGCGGCAGACGCGACCTCCGTGTGGCGATCGCCGACTACGTCGCCGACCGGTTCGACTTCGGATACGATCCCGACGAGGAGATCATCGTCACCGCAGGCGCAAGCGAAGCCGTCGACCTCGCGTTCCGGGCGTTCGTCGACCCCGGCGACACCGTCGCGATCGCCCAGCCGTCGTACATCTCCTACGAACCGGGCGTGATCTTCGCCGGCGGCGAGGTTCTCCCGGTTCCCACGAAAGAAGAAGACGAGTTCCGACTCACCGTCGAGGCACTCGAGGACGCCGGCGCAGCCGACGCGGAGATGCTCGTGCTCTGTTACCCGAACAACCCGACGGGCGCGATCATGCGCGAGGACGACCTCGAGCCGATCGCCGAGTTCGCCCGCGAGCACGATCTGACGGTGCTGTCCGACGAGATCTACGCGGAGTTGACGTACGACGGAGAGCACACGTCGATCGCGACCTTCGAGGGGATGCGCGAGCGGACGATCGTCTTCAACGGGTTCTCGAAAGCCCACGCGATGACGGGGCTTCGACTCGGATACGCGCTCGGGCCGGCTGACGCCATCGGCGCGATGAACAAGATTCACCAGTACACGATGCTGTCGGCACCGACGACCGCCCAGTACGCCGCGCTCGAGGCGCTGGACTCCTGTGCCGAGGACGTCGAGAACATGGTCGAGCAGTACGATCGTCGACGGCGGTTCGTCCTCTCGCGATTCCGCGAGATCGGAATGGATGTCTTCGAGGCGAAGGGAGCGTTCTACTGTTTCCCCGAGGTGCCCGACGGCTGGACTGCAGAGGAGTTCGCCGAGGACCTGCTCCGGGAACAAGGCGTCGCCGTCGTCCCGGGCGACGTCTTCGGCGAGGGTGGCGAGGGCCATCTCCGGATCTCCTACGCGACCGGGCTCCCGGATCTACGGGAGGCACTGAGCCGAATCGAAGCGTTCGTCGGCGAACACGTCGACGAACGCTAG
- a CDS encoding NADH:flavin oxidoreductase/NADH oxidase encodes MPGLFSELSLRDCELPNRLAVSPMCQYSCDPDGLPTEWHRVHLGSRAVGGAGIVMSEATAVEPRGRITPHDLGIWSDEHAEALQPITEFIRDQGGVPAIQLAHAGHKASKTRPWDGNVPIAPDETDPDGASGWEVLSPSPDAYPPFSGDRPAMQKATQDDIEGVIDAYRDAAERSLEAGFEIAEVHAAHGYLLHEFLSPVTNRREDDYGGSFENRTRLLREVTAAVREVWPDEKPVFVRISGTDWLEDRESWDIDQSVRLAGDLADLGVDLVDVSSGGIHPDQEAAGGPNFQVPLAEAIREGADVAVGAVGGITEPEQAEALVGNGRADLVLVGREFLRDPYFGLRAAGELTDDAPAEWPVQYRRSAE; translated from the coding sequence ATGCCAGGACTCTTCTCCGAACTATCCTTGCGTGACTGTGAACTACCGAATCGACTCGCGGTGTCGCCGATGTGTCAGTACTCCTGTGATCCCGACGGGCTGCCGACCGAGTGGCACCGCGTCCACCTCGGCAGCCGCGCCGTCGGCGGTGCGGGTATCGTGATGTCCGAGGCGACCGCCGTCGAACCCCGCGGCCGGATCACGCCCCACGACTTGGGAATCTGGAGTGACGAACACGCCGAGGCCCTGCAGCCGATCACCGAGTTCATCCGCGACCAGGGTGGGGTGCCGGCGATCCAGCTCGCCCACGCGGGTCACAAGGCCAGCAAGACCAGGCCCTGGGACGGCAACGTTCCCATCGCGCCGGACGAGACCGACCCCGACGGAGCGTCGGGCTGGGAAGTCCTCTCACCCTCGCCCGACGCCTATCCGCCCTTCTCCGGCGATCGACCTGCCATGCAGAAGGCGACCCAGGACGACATCGAGGGCGTGATCGACGCCTACCGCGACGCGGCCGAACGGTCGCTCGAGGCCGGCTTCGAGATCGCAGAGGTCCACGCCGCACACGGCTACCTGCTCCACGAGTTCCTCTCGCCCGTGACGAACCGCCGGGAGGACGACTACGGCGGGAGCTTCGAGAACCGAACGCGACTCCTTCGGGAGGTCACTGCGGCCGTCCGCGAGGTCTGGCCCGACGAGAAACCCGTCTTCGTCCGGATTTCGGGGACGGACTGGCTCGAGGACCGCGAGTCGTGGGATATCGACCAGTCCGTTCGACTGGCCGGCGACCTCGCCGACCTCGGCGTCGATCTGGTAGACGTCAGCTCCGGCGGAATCCACCCCGACCAGGAGGCGGCGGGTGGACCGAACTTCCAGGTCCCGCTGGCGGAAGCGATCCGCGAGGGAGCGGACGTCGCGGTCGGTGCCGTCGGTGGCATCACCGAACCGGAGCAGGCCGAGGCGCTCGTCGGAAACGGGCGGGCCGACCTCGTACTGGTCGGTCGAGAGTTCCTCCGTGACCCGTACTTCGGGCTTCGAGCGGCCGGCGAACTCACAGACGACGCTCCCGCGGAGTGGCCGGTCCAGTACCGACGGTCAGCAGAGTAA
- a CDS encoding plastocyanin/azurin family copper-binding protein — protein MTSNDSSRRTFLKAAGATSVAAIAAGCLGDDENGGDDDTGDENGGTDGIAIDPGTTIDLDGQTPGWEGIAPGEIDGETNPTLVLQEGETYEIGWSEGDGSQHNIAIWDDGGNVVDDLQTEQVFEPGDDQWLEFEASGEMASYVCEPHETTMIGDIVVE, from the coding sequence ATGACCAGTAACGATAGCAGTCGTCGAACGTTCCTGAAAGCCGCAGGTGCAACGAGCGTCGCAGCGATCGCAGCGGGCTGTCTCGGTGACGACGAAAACGGCGGAGACGACGATACGGGCGATGAAAACGGTGGAACGGACGGGATCGCGATCGATCCCGGAACGACGATCGATCTCGACGGCCAGACCCCCGGCTGGGAAGGAATCGCACCGGGCGAGATCGACGGCGAAACGAATCCGACCCTCGTCCTGCAGGAGGGCGAGACCTACGAAATCGGCTGGAGCGAGGGCGATGGCTCCCAACACAACATCGCAATCTGGGACGACGGTGGCAACGTCGTCGACGACCTCCAGACCGAGCAGGTCTTCGAACCCGGCGACGACCAGTGGCTCGAGTTCGAAGCCAGCGGCGAAATGGCGTCGTACGTCTGTGAGCCCCACGAGACGACGATGATCGGTGATATTGTCGTCGAATAA
- a CDS encoding Lrp/AsnC family transcriptional regulator has product MSEREVLELLRENARYDTADIARMTDLEESEVEAVIEELEAAGVVRGYQAVVDWDKLEDERVRAEVELNVELDRETGYGDIAERLARFPQVTALRLVSGDYDFDMEVEGDSIREVSKFISEKVAPVPEITQTVTHYVMTSYKENGIELGDGDEDDRLSFSP; this is encoded by the coding sequence ATGAGCGAACGCGAGGTGCTCGAGTTGCTTCGTGAGAACGCGCGATACGACACGGCGGATATCGCGCGAATGACCGACCTCGAGGAGAGCGAGGTCGAAGCAGTAATCGAGGAGCTCGAGGCAGCAGGCGTCGTCCGTGGGTACCAGGCGGTCGTCGACTGGGACAAACTCGAGGACGAACGCGTCCGCGCCGAGGTCGAACTCAACGTCGAACTCGACCGCGAGACGGGCTACGGCGACATCGCGGAGCGCCTCGCACGGTTCCCGCAGGTTACGGCCTTGCGGCTGGTCAGCGGCGACTACGACTTCGACATGGAGGTCGAGGGTGACTCGATCCGCGAGGTTTCGAAGTTCATCAGCGAGAAGGTCGCGCCGGTTCCCGAGATCACCCAGACGGTCACCCACTACGTGATGACCTCCTACAAGGAGAACGGGATCGAACTCGGCGACGGCGACGAGGACGACAGGCTCTCGTTCTCACCATGA
- a CDS encoding thioredoxin family protein → MVLKESDSELSAGDEPPAFELEGTDGETYTLESFADHEALLIVFTCNHCPYAEAKFDLLNDLASEYDDVAVVGINPNDAEEYPDDSMEAMREYVSEGRIQYDAYLRDASQDVADAYGAVCTPDPFLFAREDGSFGLVYHGRLDDALNPDDEPSRFHVREAVDAVLAGEEVDLEWQPSQGCSIKWIDEE, encoded by the coding sequence ATGGTCCTGAAAGAGTCCGACTCCGAACTCTCGGCCGGCGACGAACCGCCGGCGTTCGAACTCGAGGGTACCGACGGCGAGACGTACACGCTCGAGTCGTTTGCCGACCACGAGGCGTTGCTGATCGTCTTCACCTGCAACCACTGTCCGTACGCCGAGGCGAAGTTCGACCTGTTGAACGACCTCGCAAGCGAGTACGACGACGTGGCGGTCGTCGGAATCAACCCCAACGACGCCGAGGAGTATCCCGACGACTCCATGGAGGCGATGCGCGAGTACGTCTCCGAGGGTCGCATCCAGTACGACGCCTACCTCCGCGACGCGAGCCAGGACGTCGCCGACGCCTACGGCGCGGTGTGTACGCCGGATCCGTTCCTGTTCGCTCGAGAGGACGGGAGCTTCGGTCTGGTCTATCACGGCCGCCTCGACGATGCCCTGAACCCCGACGACGAACCGAGCCGATTCCACGTCCGGGAGGCCGTCGACGCCGTTCTCGCCGGCGAGGAGGTCGACCTCGAGTGGCAGCCCTCGCAGGGCTGTTCGATCAAGTGGATCGACGAGGAGTAG
- a CDS encoding helix-turn-helix transcriptional regulator: MFATSSNSELREIISNRDDILKSLSGSPKTKPELISSVEKSRSTIDRAIESLGAYHCVKKDENGTYCLTKTGRIALQTYQDFNNTIESLSNSHNIINEVPPEFELGYEFLKNVEIFEAKEGVPELVLSKRNKIINNSDEFRGLAAVAFSSYPETLLAAVKENDVDLEIVSNPSLIEALYQINKETIATLVSHENTTILVTDRDIPESLWLTNGSDGPHSGITVHSNGGIVGVLINNQQAGVERAEEIYSQYREAAARELTAANLEELEASP, encoded by the coding sequence ATGTTCGCCACCTCCTCCAATAGCGAACTTCGAGAGATTATATCCAACCGAGACGATATTCTCAAGTCGCTTTCTGGCAGTCCAAAGACGAAACCAGAACTCATTTCCTCAGTCGAAAAGTCCCGATCTACTATTGACAGAGCTATCGAGTCATTAGGGGCATATCACTGTGTCAAGAAGGACGAAAACGGAACGTATTGCCTGACCAAAACAGGTAGAATCGCACTCCAGACCTACCAGGATTTCAATAACACGATAGAATCCCTCTCAAATTCCCACAACATTATAAACGAGGTGCCTCCTGAGTTCGAACTAGGTTACGAGTTCCTAAAAAATGTTGAAATATTTGAAGCGAAAGAGGGCGTCCCTGAGCTGGTTTTATCAAAGAGAAACAAGATCATCAACAACTCGGACGAATTCCGTGGGCTCGCAGCAGTTGCTTTTTCATCGTACCCAGAGACTCTACTGGCTGCGGTCAAAGAGAACGACGTAGACCTTGAGATTGTCAGCAATCCCAGTCTCATTGAGGCACTCTATCAAATTAACAAGGAAACTATCGCAACACTCGTTTCGCACGAGAACACTACCATTTTAGTAACCGATCGAGATATTCCTGAGTCGCTCTGGCTAACTAATGGTTCAGATGGTCCACACTCCGGTATCACAGTTCATTCAAACGGCGGGATCGTCGGAGTCCTAATCAACAACCAGCAAGCCGGCGTTGAAAGGGCCGAAGAAATCTATAGCCAGTACAGAGAAGCAGCGGCACGAGAGCTTACAGCTGCCAACCTTGAAGAGCTTGAGGCGTCTCCTTGA